DNA from Rhinatrema bivittatum chromosome 16, aRhiBiv1.1, whole genome shotgun sequence:
CCCCCTAGACATAGAAACTTTCCAGGAATCAGAGATGAGGATATTAGTCCATGGAAGAAAACACAAATTGAAAATATAGGCCATTTTTGCTTATCTTTCCGGCATCCATTTTGTACTCAGCAGATGGCATTGGCTGCGATATCATCTCATCTCCCGATTATCAGAAGGGAAGGAAGTAACTGAAACCACTGCTTTTGCTTTTGATCTCATGATGGGAACTTGCTGCCAACAATAGGTCAGAGGCAAAGCTTGACCCTTTTTGGAAGAGGATGATAGTTGCCAGAACTTGAGGACCAGTGGCTCGTCATGGGAGCAGACTGCCAGTCATCTGATAGAGCAAGATATATTCAGCGGGAGTCAATGTTTGTCTTGTGAAATGGCCTGATGAATTTATCTGAGGAACTAGAGAAAATCAACCACCAGCTGAGTCTATACTCATGTGGGCTCCAGAGAGAACCATTTcctttcctgtttttgttttaactCTTTATTTCTAGATTTCAAAATACAAACAAGATAAAACAAACTGGCAAGTAATTAGACATAGCAGTTTGTATAATtacaaaagacaaaataaaattaacaaagagagaaaagaaatgcaCTGCAATCCCACTGCAAAATCACAATAAAGAGGGTGAAAGATGCAAGGAAACAACctcaaaaaagaaagaacaacttTGAAAAAAGTCTGCAATAGTCTAAATACTTGAATCACAGCAAATCATGAAGGCTCTGGAGTTGAGGCAGGGTTCAGAGCTCTCCTACTATCAAGTAATACCTTTAACTgattgggttcaaaaaaggaatcCCTGTTTCCATCCAGTTTAATGAAGCATTTAGAAAGaaaactcctcccctcccccacaaactCCAGACAGTGCCTCTTAATTGGAGAaaagcttttctcctattttgagATTGCCTGCCACCATCAGGAAAGATCCTTATAACCCATAAAGAGGGCAGGCTTATTGTTAAAGAATAACCTCATAATGACATTCTTATCGGTTTCAGAAGAACAAGCAATTGATAGGGGGGGGCCCTCTCTTGGATCACATCATCAGACTGATCTTGAAAACCAATTATCAGAAGAAATGGGTGAAAGACGGAACTTATTGTCATCAtcttttttcttcccccccccccccccttttggtaCATAATATACCTCAATAAAAGAGGGCAAGTGTTCATAAGAGATATATAAAATGCCCTTTTGGACCATTCAAAGAGGtacaaggaaaatttaaaaaataaggattaaaacatttccatctattcTCAAATAGTTCAAGATGTCTATGTATAATAGAAAAGTCGTTAATAAGAGCCAATCTCAATAATATCATGAGATTCAAGATTGTATCATGGTCATCACTAATTACTTGAGAagcagatactagggatgtgaatcgtgtcctcgatcgtcttaacgatcgatttcggctgggagggggagggaatcgtattgttgccgtttggggggggtaaaatatcgtgaaaaatcgtgaaaaatcgaaaaatcgcaaaaccggcacattaaaaccccctaaaacccacccccgaccctttaaattaaatcccccactctcccgaacccccccccaaatgacttaaataacctgcgggtccagcggcggtccggaacggcagcggtccggaacgggctcctgctcctgaatcttgttgtcttcagccggcgccattttccaaaatggcgccgaaaaatggcggcggccatagacgaacacgattggacggcaggaggtccttccggacccccgctggacttttggcaagtctcgtgggggtcaggaggccccccacaagctggccaaaagttcctggaggtccagcgggggtcagggagcgatttcccgccgcaaatcgttttcgtacggaaaatggcgccggcaggagatcgactgcaggaggtcgttcagcgagggttctggcgcctcgctgaacaacctcctgcagtcgatctcctgccggcgccattttccgtacgaaaacgattcgcggggggaaatcgctccctgacccccgctggacctccaggaacttttggccagcttgtggggggcctcctgacccccacgagacttgccaaaagtccagcgggggtccggaaggacctcctgccgtccaatcgtgttcgtctatggccgccgccattttttcggcgccattttggaaaatggcgccggctgaagacaacaagattcaggagcaggagcccgttccggaccgctgccgttccggaccgccgctggacccgcaggttatttaagtcatttggggggggttcgggagggtgggggatttaatttaaagggtcgggggtgggttttagggggttttagtgtgccggctcacgattctaacgatttataacgataaatcgttagaatctgtattgtattgtgttccataacggtttaagacgatattaaaattatcggacgataattttaatcatcctaaaacgattcacatccctagcagatacTTAACCTTTAATTGAATccgaagaagagaaaaaaataatgcaatttTCTACAAACTGCCTCTTCAAGGAGAACTTCGGCTCACCACACATCTTCAAgggcaatatttatttaattatttatttatttatttatttatttaaagcttttttatactgaggttcaggtaacagagttactaatcacttcggtttacatttcaaccatCAATAAAATGACATGAGATATGTCTTACAGTGAACAaggaagaaaataacttggaaaCAAAATAACATGGTAGAACAAGGAGTGACAAGGTGAGGGAAATGATCCAGTGTGGCCTAAGCCAACTAGAATGAGGAAGGTTGACTGCGAGAGGGGTAGAAGGAAGGTGCAATTATAGCTATATAAAATAATTATAGCTATATAAAACAATTATAGCTATATATAATAAGTTAACGGGTACTTAAGGGGTTGCTCTGGGTAAAGGCGGTCCGAGGGAGCTGTGGAAGCTGAGTATTGTTAAGAGAAGGCTTGAcagaataaccaggtcttgagtctttttttgaacgtggttgggcattgttccaggctgaggtcaggtgggagcgagttccactgTTTGGGATCCGccgtggaaagagctcttttacttaatgttgTTTTGATAGGTGGTGCCTATAAGGTGCCTCTCTGTGCTAATCTCAGCAGACGGGAGGAGACATGAGATTGTAGAGGAATCCTAAGGTCCAGTGGAGTGATGTTGTGAATGACTTTATGGATGATTGATAATAGTTTCTAGCGAGGGAAGTTGcttgaataaaataaaacaaaaaacaaaagggaaGTTGCTTGATGTTGGCTTCAGTGACACAGACGTTCTGTTAGGACCTGCAGTGTTCACCTGGTTTTCCATTTCCTGCCTTCTTAGAacagtctggtccccaccagTTTGCTTTAAGTGCACAAATAGTAACTGTAACTATGAAGTGCATTCATTTCCAGGGTACCCGTTACTTAAATACTAGCTAGCTGCCGTCGCTAAAGGTTTTCAACGTTATTCACTTCTATGACATAATTGGCATAACTATATTACTATCTAAATAAAGAAAGCTTATGAGGAATTACCCTTTATGATATAACATCCTAACACTTTATTATTttaagggaattagtatcagaactAGAAGAGCTCTCATAAAAACAGTCTTCAGGCTCTTGTTCGCAATGAGCTTCAACCAGTTTTATGTTTTAGGCACTAGATGTCACGTCATTTACTTATTCCCAATTTTTTATcatgaaaaataatttcctttaaaagttaaaaacattCCCACAAACAAATAAGTGAACACGCTATCAAGCGCTACCAAATGCTATTAATGTACTTATCTTAATTTCTTTGTTAACGAATATCTGATTCCTGCGTCTTTAGGACAACTGCTGACACATATTCTTTTACATTTTCAGATGCTGCCCACTGCATTGCTCTATTTTCAGGACATAATAGCCACGATTTGAGAGATTTATTGTGTTTCATAACTATATTACTGACACTGATATTTATACACTTTACTTCAGGGTTAGTTTCCTACTGCTGttcctttctgtttctttctgctgtattatcctccaccaccacctcccccccctGTTAATGCCTGAATTCAGTGATGCTATCAATAAAAAAGCATAAAGTTCTTACTGGGTGTGGTAATTGTTCGCAGTACCCAGTTACCAAGAATAGGGTGGAAACAGGAGGATCCCAGTAAGGAAAAAGAAGATGTGAAGCAGGTGGGCACAGGGGTGACCTATCCCAGTGGTTACAAGGTAACCCATAACCCCCAATCCATCTGCCTTTACCCTCAGGTACAGGTGGGGGTTGTTCTTCTGTTGCATCACACCCCTTCCCTTGGTGGCATTAAATCTGTGTTACCTGAGGGGGAGCTACCCTCATTGCAGGAAATTGGGGGCTGTGTCTTAGAACTGTTTCCCTAAGACTTTCCTCCATGCATTTTTTACCTCCTGATTCCTCAGACTGTATATGACGGGGTTCAGCATGGGGGTGACAGTCGTGTACAGCACGGACAGGATTTTACCCTGCTCTTGGGAGTATGTTGAGTTGGGTCTCAGATAAATGCAAAATGCTGGCAAATAATACACAGAGACAACAGTGAGgtgagaggagcaggtggagaaggctttaCGCTTCCCCTCTGCAGAGCGGATCCTCAGGATGGCTGAGATGATGTAGATGTAAGATATGAGAGTCACAAGGAAGGCAGGCAATGCTATCAATGTGGCATCAATAATGATTATGTTTTCAGGGCCAGCTGTATCAGTGCAGGAAAGCTTTAACAGTGGTATGAGCTCACAAAAGTAATGGTCAATCACATTAGAGTCACAGAATGAAAGACGAATTATAAAAGCTGTGAAAGTCATAGAATTAAAAAAGCTGGTGATCCAGGAAGCTGCAACCAATAGGACACAGACTCTCTGATTCATGATGAGTGAATAGTGCAAAGGGTCACAGACTGCAGCATAGCGGTTGTAAGCCATGGCAGTAAGGAGGAAGATCTCAAAGCAGGCAAAGCCCATGAAGAAATAGAACTGTACCATGCACCCAACATAGGAAATGGTCTTATCCCCTGTGATAAAGATCCTCAGCAGTTTTGGGGTGATGGTGCATGTGCAGCAGATGTCCGTGAGAGAGAGGTTACTGAGGAAGGAGTACATAGGAGTGTGCAGGCGGGGGTCAGCACAGGTCACTGTGATAATCACAAGGTTCCCCAGCAGGGTGATCAGGTAGATGAGCAGGAAGACCAGGAAGAGAGGAACCTGCAGCTTGGGATTATCCGAAAGTCCCAGAATAATGAATTCTCTCACCATTGTCATATTTTCCACATCCATTGGGTCCATTGCTTTTGTCTTGGAGgtataaaaagaaataagaaattatGTATATGTTAAGTACAGATGTCAGGGATCAGTCTTTGAACTggatcttttcaacatttttgtgagtgacataatggaagtGTTGTCAgggaaggtttgtctttttaccaAAGATACCAAAATCAGTAACAGGATGGTcagcaggaaggagtggaaaatatgaggagggatctagtgaagcttaagGAAAGGTCAAAGGTGTGGCAGCTAAGATTTGATGCTAAAAactgcagagtaatgcatttaggatgcaaaaacccaagggaaaggtgcagtattggaggtgaaattcttctaagcgcaaaggaagagcaggatctgatgAAATTAAGATGGTCAAACAGGTGGTAAAAGCCATAAAGATGCTTGgcagcacagggagaggaatggtcagcagaaaaagggaggtggcattgcccctgtataggtccctggtgagacctcactgggaatactgtgtacaaaaaatataaataggaTGGATTCAGTATTTGTTCTAAagaatatggggacagacttaaggatctaaacatgtatatcctagagcaaaggtgagataggggagacatgatagagacattcaaatatcccaAAGGTTTCCACGCACAGGAGGTGAAtctttttttaatagaaaagagGTTCTGGAATGAGGGATCATGAGgtaaggttgaaagggggtagactcaggagtaatttaggaaatatttctttacagagagggtggtggatgtgtggaacagccacCCAGTGGACAaaaaacattatctgaattcaag
Protein-coding regions in this window:
- the LOC115077630 gene encoding olfactory receptor 5B12-like, producing MDPMDVENMTMVREFIILGLSDNPKLQVPLFLVFLLIYLITLLGNLVIITVTCADPRLHTPMYSFLSNLSLTDICCTCTITPKLLRIFITGDKTISYVGCMVQFYFFMGFACFEIFLLTAMAYNRYAAVCDPLHYSLIMNQRVCVLLVAASWITSFFNSMTFTAFIIRLSFCDSNVIDHYFCELIPLLKLSCTDTAGPENIIIIDATLIALPAFLVTLISYIYIISAILRIRSAEGKRKAFSTCSSHLTVVSVYYLPAFCIYLRPNSTYSQEQGKILSVLYTTVTPMLNPVIYSLRNQEVKNAWRKVLGKQF